CCCCGTTGGACTCACCGGGTCGCAGCGCACCCAGACCCACGCCCTCGCGGACCTCTGCCTCGCTGACCCCGGGCAGGGTCCAGACCTGGGCGGAGAACCCGTTGAACAGCAGGGATTCCCGGATACCGAGGGGCAGCACCGGCCACGCGAGCCGATTGCCCGCCACCGCCTTCGGCTTCACCCCGGCCAGCGGCGAACCGCCATCGGCCAACGTGGCGAGGGAATGCGCGACGGTGCCGAAACCGGCGAGCGTCGCGTAGGGACCGGACAGCCATTCCTCGCCGACGAGCGGCGAGGACGGGGCGATGCCCTTGATGTCGGTGGCGGTGCGGGTCCAGCGCTGCGCGACCCGGCCGATCGCCTCGTGGGTGGCGCCGACCAAGGCGGCGCGCTCGGCGAGCGACATGCCCGCCCACTTCTCGATACCGGTGCGCAGCGATGTGATCGCGGCGTCGAGCCGGTCGGTGTCGACGCCGGTCGGCGCCGGGGCGGTGCTCGTCATGGGAATCTCCTGCCATTCACGACGATGGGACCTTCTTCGGTCTCCATTGTGTTCCCGATCACTCCCGAAGGGTATGGGCGAGTGCTCAGATCTACGACGCCGGGACTGTGCAGCGGCACAATTGAGGTCTACAGTCATGCCATGACCAGCGAAAGCCTGCCCACCGCGCCGAGCATCTTCGCCTCTCTCGACCCCGACGCCATGACGCGCCAAATCACCGACGAGATCCTGGCCGCCGACGAGACCTACGCGGAACGGACCGTTCCGCGGGATCTGTTGGACGCGGTCACCAAGGACAATGTCGTCGCCCTGTTGGTCGCCCTCGACGGGTGCCCGCTGGACCTGACACCCGCGCGACGGGTCGGCGCACTCAAGGCGGAACTCGGCATCTCGCTCGCCGGGGTGCTGCATGCCTACCGGATCGCGGGGCTGACACTCTGGCACGAGGTCGGGAACCTGCGCGTCCAGGACGCCGACGGCGACTACTTCGACGTCGGTCTCAAGGTCTGGTCCTTCCTCGACCAGCTTTCGACGGCAGCGGCCGAGGCGCACCGCGAGGTCACCGAATCACGCGGTCGGTGGGCGGCGCAGGCGCGCATCTCCGCGGCGTTGGAGCTTCTCGACGGTGTCGCCGACGCGCCGAGCCGCGAGTACGCCGCGGGCGTCCTGGGCTTGTCGGAACCCGCGCGGTTCGTCGTCGTCGCCACCGACCGGCAGTCCGACGAGCGGCCCCACAACCACGGCAGGCGCCTCGACCACGACGACGAGCTGGTGCAATGGGTGGACCGCGGCGGTCTGCGAATGGGTATCGCCGACCTGTCCGGCCAGCGGAAACCGGAGGCTTGGGTCCCGAACGGAGCTGGGCGATTCGGCCTGAGCGCGGAGTTCGCCTTCCTCTCCGACGCACCCGCCGCCGCCCGCCAGGCCACGGTGGCGCTGCGCAGCGCGGGACGCGACGGGGCCGGTGTGGTGCGCTACGGCGAGCGCCCGGTCGAAACCCTCCTCGTGTCGACGCCGGGCGCGTCGACGGAGGCAGCCGACCAGATTCTCGCCGGCCTCGACGGCCTGCCCGCCGACGATCGTGAAGTCCTCCTCGACACGGTGGCCGCGTGGATCGACGTCGACGGCTCCACCGCCGCGGCGGCGCAGCGGCTGCACTGTCACCGCAACACGGTCCTCTACCGACTGCGTCGTGTCGAGACGCTCACGGGTCGTTCGGTGGCCCGACCATCCGATGTGGTCGCCCTGGGAATCGCCGTCCTGGTCCGCAGCCACGTGAGCCCGGCCGAGATCTCGGCGTAGACGCCGAGCTGTCCGGCGGTGGTCGAGTAGGCCCGATGATGGGTGGTCGAGTGCCGACGAGGCGCTAGCCGAGTCGGTGTATCGAGACCAACGCAATCCGAGCAGTCAGCGGCGGTCGAGCCGTCCCACGGTGGTCGAGTGCCGACGAGGCGCTAGCCGAGTCGGTGTATCGAGACCAACGCAATCCGACGGTGGTCGGGGTCGGGTCTCGATACGGTTCCTCGCCTAGCGGCTCGGATCCACTCGACCACCCATCAGATCGCCTGACCACCCATCAGATCGCCAGACCACCCATCAGATCGCCAGACCACCCACCAGATCGCCAGACCACCCACCAGAGCGCCTGACCACCAGCAGAGACGGACGTATCGAGTCAGTGTCAGCGGCAGTTGCTCGGCGGCGGCTTGCCGTCGAAGCGGTCCTGCAGGAAGGCGAAGGCCGGCAGGATGCCGATCACCGCGGCGCTCATGTGATCCGGCGACGGGGTGAGCAGCGAGACGAGTGGGGTGCCCGCGCGGCAGTACCGGTGGTTGGTCGCGTCGATCGACGCCACCGGGATCAGCACGTCGGTCGGGCTGTGCCACTCGAACACCGGCGTCTTCGGCACCCC
This genomic interval from Gordonia sp. X0973 contains the following:
- a CDS encoding CdaR family transcriptional regulator, producing the protein MTSESLPTAPSIFASLDPDAMTRQITDEILAADETYAERTVPRDLLDAVTKDNVVALLVALDGCPLDLTPARRVGALKAELGISLAGVLHAYRIAGLTLWHEVGNLRVQDADGDYFDVGLKVWSFLDQLSTAAAEAHREVTESRGRWAAQARISAALELLDGVADAPSREYAAGVLGLSEPARFVVVATDRQSDERPHNHGRRLDHDDELVQWVDRGGLRMGIADLSGQRKPEAWVPNGAGRFGLSAEFAFLSDAPAAARQATVALRSAGRDGAGVVRYGERPVETLLVSTPGASTEAADQILAGLDGLPADDREVLLDTVAAWIDVDGSTAAAAQRLHCHRNTVLYRLRRVETLTGRSVARPSDVVALGIAVLVRSHVSPAEISA